Part of the Solanum pennellii chromosome 10, SPENNV200 genome is shown below.
AGGTACGGAACTAGATGCCCTAATATTTAACTCTTTCCCCCTCATCTAGAGCATCTCCTCATCCACTAATGAGTCCCTCATAGCCTTTTCCATCTCCATCCGCTCCTTTCTTCTTGCACGGTCCTCATCGCCGGCCTCAGCGGTGCGGCTAGAATGGTGCCTCTTTCCATGAATATGGGGTTCAGGCTGTATCTCAGCAGGGACCTTGAACAAGGCCTTAAGCTCATTGTCTTCAGCTCGCTCTTTGGGGGCATGCTCGATCTCAATCCCTCGCATCTCGAAGATGGCATCAACGTCGGCTCGCAGGCTAGCCAGCTCCGTTTGAATGTCTGTGAGATCAGTGGTGGATGCTTTTCGGGCCAGGACATGTAGCTCTATAGTGTCAAGGCATTTGTGAACCACCTGAATTTGCTACTCTGTCTCCTTGACCACCCGTTTTTCTATGCGATCCTCTAACTCCGCTATGGAATTTTTCATCCATGGCTGTATATGATGGAATAGTGTGGCCATCTACGCCTCTAGCCTCTAGATTCTAGACTCTATCTATAGATATCACTGTTGTGACTGGTGGTGTTGACCTGGACGAGCTGAGGGGCCTACTAGCTGCATGTGAGGAAGAGATTGGAGTGGGGTCGACATGATCTAATACAGAAAGGTCAGCCACTTGGTCTAGCTCCACCGTGTTTGCAAGATTTTTTCCTAAAGGAGGAACCTTGACCTGGGGCTGTGTGCGGGGTGCTGCCACATTATCCTCATCCTTGATGAGACCTATATCCAATGTCTCGGTCAGGTATATAAGTGTGTCACATGCTATATTGTCACTCAAGCATCCCTGCACTTCTGAAAGATCAACATGTAAAGGGGTAAGTGGTTGAGgtcttgaatgccctctcgtgtaTCTGTTCCAACATCATACGGCGAAGTCAATCTCTAGCCCTGCTACAAGTGCTGCCACCATGATTGCCCTTTCCTATATGAGTACGTTGTCAGCCTGTGTGGGTGACACTCAATTTTGGACCAGCAACGTGAATAATTTAGCCAAAAAAGTCAGTGTGGCCTTGCAGATGTTTACTCAGGGTGCAATGACCAAGTCATCCCGCTCACCATCTGCCGTTATATATTGGTCCAACCACATTTTCATTGCCTATAGCTTTTCTTCACTCCTCTAAAAGTCACCACCCCGAACAATTTCCAAGTGCTAATCAAATTGTGAAGTATTATGGCTCCACTCTGTACCGGTGGTGGGGTCGTATAGGAATCGGTGGATGGTGGCTTGCGAGATGTCGACCAAGCAGCCTCAGACCAATGTAGAAGTGAGAGGGTCCTGTTTGGCGGGTTGTTCCTGCTTGTCAATGGACCCTCGGAGAGTGCAAGTATAGGAAACATAGAACTCCCGCATAATATCCTCGTTATATGTGCCCAAGTCCTGATCTATCCAGTCGCACTTGTGGAGATTAAAGAGTCACTACACCTCTAGAACTGTATGTAGACTCCTTGTGAGGACTCGACGTTCCTCAGTGATCAGTCGGGTCCTTACCCCCTTTTTTTTAACTTGTTGGCATCCCTCTAGATTTTCCATTGTCCGTCAACACACCATCTTTTTAGTTTCTCTGCTACCAGGGTGGGGTCATCACGCGGTGTGTAGGTGCAGCTCCTGAGCTAGTGCCCTCCTTAGATAAGGCATGTTGTTCCTATTACCCTGATTCGGTTGTTTCTAGAGAGGTGAATTCGTATGCGGTGGCCGACTTTGTCCTTGAATATTGGTCCGACCCTGATCCTGCAACCGTGGTGGACTTGGAGCTTGATGCTGAGCCCCTTTTTATACTGGAAGTAGCTCCAGTTGGTGACTCGATCAATTTGCGCTCCTCATCAAACTGGAAGGCAGTGATTACATTGGGGTTCACCCTCCCCCTAGTGGCTCGGAATAATGGTGTTGGTGTCTTAGTGCTTGGAGGAACATTGACTAGGTAGATATGCGTCGGTGTATTGATTAATCAATCGATATTAGAGAGCGAACAACTTGGTAGACCACATTTTTTTTGGGGCCATTGTACCTGTGGATCACTTGTAAGTACAAACATAATTTAAGATACTcgaaagaaattataaaaaaacattaaaggTAGCAGTTAAGGTTGAAAGACCCTATTGATGGTCCGTAGACCGATCTACGGGTCCTTGCACCCTTCCATCGATTGGATGTGTTGAAAAAGCTACTCTTTGATAGAAATGATGGATATGCAGGACGGCCCGTCGATAAATTGACAGATCGTAGACCACATCCGTCGTTTGACACTTGTGCTTATTGTTGTTCATGGAAAATTACGGACCCCATCGATGGTTCAATGGTTGAACGACGGTCCATAGACGGGGTCTCGTGACTGAGGCTAGTGCCATATTTTAGGCCTCTCTCAATTCAACTTCCGATTTTCTTTAGTGACTAATTCTAATAGCAATCAAGTCTATACATGCATTTCAACATATAATATGCGAGTATGTCGTTCctaagaattttaattccttcaaatttctaaccatgatttgtataaaacatgaaacCCTAGTTCAGAACTGACATGTAGACTTAGACACACGAATTTAGGGTAGTTAATATGCTGCACAATCACTTTCTATCATCCCAAGGGTAATTACTAGAAAACTAGTGGCATGCAATGGTAATCGATTCAGTCCCAAGGTCAAGACCCACTCCCGACTTTGTCTTTTCAACTATGAATGAGAATTCAGAGTGAGGGCAAGTCGAATTACCTTTTAGGAAATGAAGATTGTTGTGATAGTGTGCCTACAATGATGTGTAACCCAAAGACAAAGCAGTGCACGCCGAACCCAATCACCGGACTTTTAAGGAGGAGGAGATAGAGAATTTGTGAGAAAGATGATTGGGATTTGGGGAAAGTGATAAGAATAATGGTTTGTAGAGATTTGGTGATAATTTAAGGAGTGGTTTAGGGATGAAATTAATGGGGAGAAAAGGTTATGGAAGGAATTCAAAAAGAAAGTGGAAAGGGGGAAGAATTTTAATGGTGGATTTTAAATATAGGAGGCTGGGTTCATGTAGGTTCATTGGTAGAATGGATCCATGAGACCCTATTGATGGTCCGTGGATCGAtatacggtccatcgatggggaCCGTCGATCACTCTTAgacttcaaaaattttaaagctTACCTGGGATCTACGGACACCATTGATGGTCTATCGATTAAACGACGACCCTTTGATGGATTCCCTAGACATCTGCACCAGACCAATTTTTGTAGTTTTCTGATTTTGCCTCCTGCACATGTAATAATAGTTATgccattatttaattatttttctggAAACCTTTCAATCATGGACCCTATTCTAATCTCTAGCACACagaacaaagaaaatgaaacaCTTAGAGCAACTAAACAAAACTATGATTCTTTCTACATGGAAAACAACACCTATCGTTGGCTAGAGTGTACACCTTGGGTTACCTCCCAAGAAACGCTTACTTTAAAGTCATGGCACGACGCATGCCCctttgattactcagactttatATGGTAGGCCTCAATCACTTCGTGAACACTCTCCGAATGTCCCAGATAGATCTTTATCCTTTGTCCATTGAATGTGAACCTTGTGCCTTCCTTGTTCTCTAGCTCAATCGCTCCATGTGGGAATACTTTGGTGTTGAGGAATGGCCctgtccatttggacttgagtttgcgcaaaaataagcaaaattagagttgaatagaagcaaAAGATCACCAACCGCAAATTCTCGCTTTTCAATACTTTGGTcatgatacttcttcatcttctctttgtaaatggctgaactttcatagGCTTCTAGGAAAAACTCATCAAGAACATTCAACTCATTTAGACTTTGTTCTGATGCTCCTGTCCAATCCCAGTTCAGTCTCTTCATTTCCCAAATCACCTTGTGCACTAGCTCTACCGGTAAGTTATAAGCCTTCcgatatacaagttggtatagAGACATACTGATGGGGTATTCCCTTGACCAATCAGTTCTATTGGCATTTACAGTTTTCAATAGAATCTATTTGATCTCCAAGTTGGACATTTCAACTTTCCCGCTAGTCTATGGGTGGTAAGGAGTAGCCACCTAGTGGCGAACACCATATTTTTCCAGCAGTGCTTGTAATAACTTATTATAAAAGTGAGAACATCTGTCgctaataatggccctaggtgtGCCAGATCATGAGAAAATATTCTTCTTGAGGAATAAAGTGACattcttcccttcattgttgggGAGCTCAACTGCTTCTActcattttgacacatagtcaACCGCCATAAACAATTTACTTCATCCCGTGAGAACTCACAAACAAGCCCAGGAAgtcaatgccccatacatcaaatagCTCAATCACTAGAATGGGATTCATGGGAAGCTCTTGCCTCTTTGAAATCCCTCTGTCTCATTGGCAATGATCACGTGATTTAGAAaaatcatgagcatcttggtggatggtggGACAATATTACCCACACTGCAAGATATTATAAGTAGTTTAAATACGACTATGGTGCCCACCAATAAGCGATAAATGACACTCTTCCTGAACACTCAACATTTCAACCTCAGGTACATAGCAGTGAATAATTCCATCGCCACAACTCAGATGTAggtaaggctcatcccaaaagaacttcttcacatcatACATGAAATTCTTCCTTTGGTGGAAAGTCAAATCCGACTGGACCAAATCACTTGGTAGATAGTTCGCAAAGTTTGCGAACTATATGATCAGATCCTGAGAGGCAGCCAATAAATGCTCATCTGGGAACACATCGTCAATTTTAGCCTTTTTCCCCAATTCACGCATATCTTCATCCTCCAATCTAGACAAGTggtcggcaacttgatttttgggtcccttttctatccttcacctcaaaatcaaactcttggaGTAATAATACCCATCCGATAAACCATGGCTTCACGTCCTTTAccatcaaatacctcaaagCAGAATGGTCTGTATGCACTATGAAcctcgtgccaagcaaataaGAGAAAAATTTCTCGAATGCAAATCCCACAAAAAGAAGTTCCTGTTCAGTTACActgtagttcttttgggcttcatttagGGATTTACTCGCATAATAAAtatggtgaaggattttatatcttctttatCCCAATATCACATCAAGTGCAATCCTGctcgcatcacacatcacctcaaatggatcACCCCAACTTGGTGCAATGATAAAGGGCGTAGACACCAACTTCCCTTTAAACTCCAAATGCTTTCAAACATGATTCATGGAAAATAGAACTTACAGTCCTTATCGAGCAGTTTGCACAAAGGCTAtgcaatatttgaaaaatccttgataaaACCTCCGATAAATACCAGTACGCCCGAGAAAATTCTCACACTCTTGACCGAGATGGGTGGTTGAAGCTTCTCTATCACCTCAACATTAGCGCGATCAACCTCTATCCGCTTCTATGAGATTCGATGGCCCAACCCTTTACCTttttttcaccataaagtggcatttctcccaatttagcaataaattgcaatcttcacatctcttGAGCACCTCAACCTAATTATTCAAACACCGATCAAAGGAGTTTCCAACCAcaaaaaaatcatccatgaacacctcaatagtgtcctccaccatatcagaaaatatcgacatcatagaATGTTGGAAGGTCGTCGGcgcattacacaacccaaatGGCATCCATTTTAATGCAAAAGTCCTAGAAAGGCAAGTAAAGGTAGTCTTTTCTTGGTCTTTTGGAGTGATAGAGATCTGGTTGTAgcccgaataaccatcaagaaattAGTACCAACCATTCTTTGCAAGTCTATCTAAATCTGGTCTGACGAGCATGGGAAAATGGTCATTTTCTgtccatgcattcaactttTGGTAGTCCATGCAAACTCTCCATACGGTCACGGAAAGCATCAGAACAAGCTCGTTCCTTTCATAAGGTACCACACTCATCCCACCCTTTGTAGCCACGCACTGAACAGGGCACACCCTATTGCAGTTTGCAATAGGATAAATGACCCCAACATCCAATCACTTGATGATCTCCTCTTTGCATAGGCGGATTCACCTTCTTTTGTGCTCAATATATACTAGGTTAGTGATCTGGCATGAGTTGAATTTTGTGGGAATAAATATCGGGAGGAATCCCAATAAAATCTGCAATTGTCCATCCAATGGCTCGCTTGAACATCTTCAACACCACCACTAAGAACTCTGCTTATTTCCTATTCAAATCTGCTGCAATAATCACCGACAAAGTGTCATCTCTGCCAAGGAACACATACCTCCAATGAGGTAGTAGAGCCTTAATCTCTAATTTCGGTGCTTCCAGAATAGATGGTCTCGcaggtggagactcgcgatgcttcatgTCCAACTTCAATTTCTTAGACTTTGGCCGATATTTGTTTCTTTCATGTGAAGCCACCAAAGCATCATACTTTTTAATGTCATTACTGTCAAAATTCATGATGACTGCTGCTAGTGGCTAAACACGTAGTCTCTATAATTTGCACTTCGGGTTCACTCTTAACTCTGTAGGTAATTGCAGATACtgtttggagctcaccactctacttCATGGACCTATAGATATTGAAAGTTAATTCTTCATTGTTAAACCTAAACTCCATCTACCTTTTTTCCATATCGATTCATGCACTCCTAGTTGTCAGGAATGGTGTCCCTAGGATAATGGGAACCTCAAAGTCaacctcacagtcaagaataACAAAGTCTACCAAAAACATGAACGAATCCACTTTCacaagcacatcatggagtacaATTGTGGGCCTCTTCACAGTTCGATCGACCATTAGTAACCGCATAGTGGTGGGCTTTGGGTCCCCTCAAACCTTACTTCTTATAAATATACAatggcatgagatttatgctctCACCAAGATCACACAGCGCTTCGCAAAGTGTAGCAACCCTATAGTACATGAAATAGTGAAGGCACCTGAATCCTCCTTTTtctgcacaagagaccttgtggcaatagcactacaatgttgcatccTGTCATCATTTTCAAAACTCATCGACCTCTTCTTTGTcaccatatccttcataaacATAACATATCCGGGAATTTTCTTCAAAGCATCTAACAATGGAACATTGATAGAAAGATGCTTCAATATAGTGATAAATTAGTGGTATGTCCCATCTTTAGTTTTCTTCACTTATCTCTGTGGAAATGGTGGTCGAGGTCTAGGGATGAGGACTACTTTCTGAGATAACTCTGCATCTTTTATTGTTACATCACCAAACTCTCCAGTAGCTTCTACTACATCATCTTCCTTTCTCATATCACCTTCTACTACAAAagacataggtggatcaatggtttgcttacctcATTTAGTAGTGATTTCCATGCAATGCCCATCAATCTTTGGGTTTTTGGATAGTGTTACTTGAAGAGTTCCAGGTGTTCGTGGGTTCACTATAGTAGCGAACTGGGTCATTTGTAGCTCAAGGTTCTTTATAGAGACCGCATGTGGATCTACCTTTTGTCCAATGCCAGATAGGTCACTTCTCATATCCTTGACATTCTCATTAATTGCCTTAAACCTCCTACGCATCTTTTGCATCATATCCTCAATCTatgccatactacctccaccttCCCTAGGGGCAGCTTCCCAATTTTGAGAAGGATTATATGGACATACCTGATCGTTCCTGTTACCATAATTGTTCCGGTTGAAATTGTTGTTGCGATTGTAGTTACCTTTTTGGACATATTGACCCTCTTGTTGTATTTACCATAGTtttgaccttgatttccttAACCTTGTCACCAATTATCCTGATTGGATCCTTGGGCGTTGTGTTGGAAACCCCCTGTTTAATCATTAACTACATATCCATCCTCCACATAGTAATATTCTTCTGCCGGTGGTGAGGGTCTAGTCAAATAGTTTACCGCATTTACCTTCTCTGTGCCTCCACTCACATGCTTCAAGACCAACCCCaaactcagttctcatctgcgccatctcttcacgaatctcatttATGGCTGGATTATTCGTAGCTTGAACAATGAAGGTGTTTCGCCCAGTGTTCGACTTTTAGTGCTCTATGATTTGTTGTTGCGAGATGTCTTCTCCAACATCTCTACAATCTTAGCATATTTGCATTTCCCATAGAAGTCACCAACAATAGTATCATGAACCTCTTTGTCGTTTTCATCTTGACCTCTACAGAAATATTCATCTAGTGACTCATTATCAATGCGATGATTCGGGACACCCCTCATGAACACAGTGAATCTGTCCCAAGAGCTTCTCACCGAATCTCCAGGTAATgacacaaagttgttcaccttaTCCTTGAGATTGAGCTTCTTGGACAGTGGATATTACCTTGCTAAGAACACATCTCTCAATTGATCCAAAGTATAGATTGAGTTGTAGGGCAGATCgctgaaccatatagcagcctctcctgCCAGTGATAGAGGGAACACTAGCAGCCCGGTGATGTCCATGTCCAAATCTGGTCTACCCACACAACTTTAGCAAACTGTCCTTAGCTTGTCTATATGAGCCCGATGATGTCCATGTCCAAATCTGGTCTACCCACACAACTTTAGCAAACTGCCCTTAGCTTGTCTATATGAGCATAGGGATATTCCGATGGCAGTCCCAAAAATAAACCCCTCAcggtgagcatctgcatcaggTTACTCGTCACCATGAATGTGTTCCCCTGGGGGCAGGGGGTAGGACAAGAGGTCCATTAGAGTCTGCAATGTTCACGTTGCCTCTATACTAATATTAAGGTCATAGGGCAGTTTGAGGTTGCAATGTCAAGACATCGACTAACTGATTTTCAATGGGTGCCTGGTTGTTAGCACCAACTAGCATTGCAGGCTGCAATCCTGCTCCATCACCTACATTCCCTCTTTTGGGTTTCCTGGTATCCCTTGATTCTCCATCCTCCGCAAAGTGCGAGTCAATTCAAGATTGTAAGATGTGAGTGGTTCCCCTCGGCTCCATGTACTCTACATACACTAGAGATAGCATTGAGAGAGAAcaaaacacaaagaaaaagtaaaattatgaaattgttgactaaagtTCAATAATGTAGTTAAATTTCATGTAAAAGCCAAATTCCCCGACAGCTGTGCAAAAGTTTGATACGCTCAGGTTACACCTCCCTGCAGAAGCATAAGAGATCGTTATCAAGTAGATAACCCAATcagtaggttggggtcgatacCACAAGGAAAACGGTTTAGACTTTACTTTAACCCATAATTATATCTCCTTAGTTAATTTATTTCCGAAACAATTAAGTAAATGGTGGGgtttttttgaaacaaattccTTCAATTGTGAGATTATAAAGTGAACAGAAGAAAACTTTGGTTGTTATCAAGATGAGAAAATAATTAGGGTATgtgtgttccccacaagttcataacaCAGTATTCTTAGTAATAgcaatcctttcctagtgtattacatgaaaagtgataagtaggtatctctaaatccttgatccggcatctagagaatttcaccccgcaccttggtctCGCTACGTGTGTATACTTTACTAAACCCTTACCATTAtgtcatattagacatcataatcgatgtatgccttagttattacttcgcaccaatcgacactagcttTTTAGATAGTATTACAATAAAtctatgtttgttatttttaacaagttcacgcgttagaactctcatgttgctacttgccagaccaatgaggtagttaataagaaaatattatcaatacatgcgaaaacactattcaagaattgttTGATTACTAGTTATACATTATTAATCCCTCATGCTTCCaataaccctagttgtggatttagttacccatgttagcatggtcaaattcatatttttagatgaagaaataaTGAATTTACTTAGAAAGAAGCATAAACCTAGATATTGCACATGAATTTGCAAACCAAAAtctttaaataaaatcaaaaaatcaataatttgcTAAAGTTTCAAAGAATAATTCCCAAAGGAAGAACTAGATCAAGAGGAGTAGtagctaaccccaaaaatgacgtttttatccctatttatagaaaacaaaggcttaatgaaaaagaatttcaaataaggaaagttttgtTTAGGAACGCAACTTCAATCGACGAGAAAACTGATGagccgtcgatcaatcgacggtccgtgaTTTGCTTCTGTCATTCAagacttagaaaatattttgctCCCCGAATGGCACCCTCTCTCAATCAAACAATGTACCAACAACACGGTCTGTCATTCTTTCTACAGTTTGTCGTGTCTCCTCCGTGAATCCGCacttaaattcttcaaatataaGGTATTAGAACCCTCATAGTCACAAACTATGGATCACCAGTACGGTTTGTCGAttgatcgatggaccgtcgatgaaAATTGTGGTTCCACactttttaatacttttttgaTTTCCTCCATTGCCGGGGTTGTTCATCTATAATCTTCACATATGAAGCGTTGATTAAACGACAATTAGTCGATTGCTTCCGTAGGTCTATTTTTGCACTTTTTTCAGTTGTGTTTTCCGTTTTCGGCGTGAACAACTTTCAtgcaaaacaagacacaaaacTTTTTAAAACCAACATAAAATGGCTCTAGACACACAAAACTGATAAGTGAAATGTATTAGAAATACCGTGAAATCATGGTACATCAATATGTGTCGTGCAAAACACACCATAAAATAGAATCTATAAGGAACGACTTGAGGACTCCCTGGGATATGACTCACTccgataccaagtttgtcatgccctAAACTAGGGAGCGCGAGTGGAACTCACTACCTTATGCAACAAATGTGCCACTCaaatatacaaacataaaaaatattcatcctCGACCATTCATAAGatgaataaaaaatcaaatagacAAAGGTAGACaagccaaaaataaaataaaataaaataaagtactAGTTGGCCGATGAGACCGCAATTGAGGAcatacacacatacatgaatATCGATACATGAAAAGCCTATGTGGCTGGAAACTTGAAGTAGCGGAAACAAACCTAGAATATTGTGTCCACAATAGTCTCTATTAGTGTCATAAGCACTGGTCGAGACAAGGCCCTGACTATACCCAAACTATACAATAAACGTAAACTTCCCGATGAATGTTACCAAATTAACTGAATCACGAATCCTAGTGGAGGGGTCAATTAGAATCCCTACCTGGCCTGCACTGATGAAAAAATGATAGCGTCCCCACGCAATGGGACGTCGGTACGGATAAAAATGTACTAGTATGTAAGGAGGAAAATAGAATCATTAATAGATGCTATAAAAAGGGTAATAAAGATACCACTTGAAACAGAAACTTTGATCGCCTCCATGGCTGACATCCTAccttatataaattaaatatgcaTGGTATGCTTCCTTTATCGCATGTCGTGAATACATATATAGATGCAAGTGCATGTGATACCGAACCAAGTGCTAGAAATGGTGGTGCTTTTTCGGTAAGAAACCGACGTCATATTTGACAACTTGTGGCCATCTATGTTTCATACGTATAAATATAGGCAATAATCCCCAGACTATAAGATTATAGCACGTAATGTCATTGATTCGTAATGCAGTTGTGTGACCTGAACCATATTGCCAATCTTGGTTTGTTGGTAATCATGtcttcataatatcataatcaCTTTCGTATCACATGTAAATATCTCATCTAACCGTATGCTTATAGATTAAACTACATCACttaaatcaaactaataaagGTAGTTTAATCTTGAGAATGTTTATAAAGATGTGAATGTGCTTCACCTAGTTTTTATATATGTTCCTTAGTGATTTGTAAAAGAatgaatttccaaaaaaaacatGTCCTTTAGTAGTTTAAACACACAAGTTACATGTAAGAGTTTTGGAAATCGACATATTACTattaagtttttcaaaaagaagagGGTAGCAAAGAAGGAGGAATGATTTCAAAGTCCTAATTTTCCTCCCTAATATTTCAAAGTTACAACACCTAAAGTAGAAGAATAATATATACACACGGACCTACAGTAAAGGGAATCGACAAAATAACACATAGACGCTGAGTAACCTATATAATCGAACGAGTGGAATATCAACAAAATCGAGTCACAAAAGTACGACACACGCAATCCCAATTTCTTTTAGACAAGGTATTTCTAACAATAGAATAGCAAAACAACCTTTCACGATTTAGGATTCTAAAATTCATGCTTAAAGGAAGTAACACTTAGCCTTAACAAACCTCAATTCTAGATCCTGTAGTATTATTGCGGACTGTACCCCTTCCTTATAGTATGTAATCTATATGAAATCATGTCACACAACTATTATTGGTAGAATATTAACAAGTCAGGGTCAAAATAGAAATTTAGAGCTTACTAGCTGAGTAATTAGCTAACCACACCCATTTTAAATGCATGCTTCATTACTTTTTCTTCTCAAAAATTCAAATCCCAAATAAATGGcgtaacataattttttttgcagcATCTATTAATAAGTGGATGTCTATGCAATAGTCTTCATAAACATATAGAGTATGCATAGACAACAATAAAATCTACACGTATCGCCACACCCCTCCTTTGCAATAGCAAAATAACCACAACCAAATCCAAACCATAAGTCTTTAAACCattaaatacaaaagaaatatgtgTAATACAGTACTATAATTGTTTAATATACCATATTAACTCGAACCTATGACTTCCAATCACTATCTTGTGAGTTCATCCAATAATTACGTTACGAATCATAtctttctcttcataattacgtTTCGAATCATATCTTtctctttaaaattaataagagTGTAAAAACAGAAAACCTTAAATTAATATTGATGGAGCTTATAGCATTGTAGCATGTCTCAGTTACAAAGAGTCTCCTCAAACACAAGATGTTTAACCAAGAAAGAAGTTATTTGAAAAATGCAATGCAATAATTGAACCAATGTTACACTTATTTTTCTTACAATTAGTATACATCCATACTTCTTCTTCTATTCCATACTTATATCAAAAGCAATCGCACACAAACAAATAATTTCCAAAAATtccagcaacaacaacataagaaaaaacGTCAAAAACAGATCGACATCACATAACTATCAAAATACGATTTTCCAGCTATGTATTCATTTTTTGCTTATGTAGCATAGCTATAACTTGGACTCACTCAATAAAATGAAGGGTGAGAATCATAACCTCCAAAAAGAAGCAACACCACCTAAAAAAAAGACTCCTTAATCACGAATAATCCTTCAAATCACAAACCAATGAGGAGGAAAGGAGCAACATAATCTTTATGAACATTCCGAGAGTTAAACCACATTGAAATCTTGTAAATATTTTCTTGGATTATAACGGAACCTTTAGAGAGCATTTAGAAATCTTTTTCTTATGATATGGTAAAAAATTATGAGTTTACAATGAGGGAAATCGAATCATATAAAGCCAAACTGACATTGGGGCAACAAACCCACCTTCACGTGCATCTTGTTTAGTCTCACTAAAATCTGAATGTCTCCCAATTCTGAAGCCGTATGAATAAATGGTTTGGTGCATTGGAAAGTTGACTTGTAGAGCTTCGATTTTTTATATTG
Proteins encoded:
- the LOC107001144 gene encoding uncharacterized protein LOC107001144, with the protein product MSLYQLVYRKAYNLPVELVHKVIWEMKRLNWDWTGASEQSLNELNVLDEFFLEAYESSAIYKEKMKKYHDQSIEKREFASKWTGPFLNTKVFPHGAIELENKEGTRFTFNGQRIKIYLGHSESVHEVIEAYHIKSE